From one Solanum lycopersicum chromosome 12, SLM_r2.1 genomic stretch:
- the LOC138340343 gene encoding uncharacterized protein has product MVVVAVAVVVAFVVAIAAIAAVVVAFVVVVVFIVVVVLLFWVVFFSIFDVVVVVIGCGIVVVTSVVTIVVVVVIVVAVVIAIAVVIVISFVIICGCGGGGAFAVAVVIVVTVAVINVIVVVVFVAVVVVIVVDIVVVLVVVVVIVDFILVVAVVDVVVAVAIAVTVVVDFSVVVVVVVLVTVIVIAIVVLVFVGVVDARVVDIVVAYVAVVVVVVDGSTAFAGSIAIVVIAVAFIVVIIVAAVSVDVVGGDVVGGGVVGGVTTIVFVVVAGVVVFSVIVVVGSVVVVIIVVVVVTSVGVVVLLVHVVVFIVIIVVVVVVVVGGGGVAIVAIVVDVIVATVVANVVVVVVVVFLLFLFFLVSIVAIDVVICIDLIVIVVVVIIVVVVVVIGGGGGSCGSCIVVVDVFVSVVLVVVEVVEVVAIFVVVVVVIVVALVVYFVVAVVVIVVVFDVVAIVFVVVVVDVVVVNVVIVATIVVDVVVFAFGVVIFLVVVVVVCCCWCWWWCWCVGAFVVTVGVAVVFTVAVVVAVIFVVTVVVVLIFLLLLLLLFLIVFVTVVDVFIVVVVVVVVVVMIHFIVLFMLLLLLIIIVVVVVIDIFYFVVVVVVIVVVVVVSVVVTVVVVIVFVIVVVVVVVVVVLLLLLLVFCNFVVGGCGGGVLVVVVVVVCSCFVVVVVVIVVVFVVEVVVTVVVVIVFVIVVVVVIVVVVVLLLLLVFCNFVFGGCGGGVLVVFVVVVVLAVVVVVDVIVVVVVCSIVVDHVIVVVVIIATVVVVVAIVVVVVVVVVVVVVIVVIVFLLLLVVVVVLMVVLALLLLLLLLFYVVVVVIVGDGGGGFFLLLWLLLLWFMLLLLLFFCCCCFCCYFFVIFVIVDVFVVVVVNVVVVVIVVVLVVVPVLVFVVFVVVVVVVYVVTVAVVVAFSFIVVIVDTVIVTLVVVVVFIVFVVVVLVSLVLVAFVLATVFVFCIVVVVVFVFDVVVIIGCVVLVVTAVVTAALVVVVAGVIAIVIAIVVSFVIVVVVVVV; this is encoded by the exons AtggttgttgttgctgttgccgTTGTTGTTGCTTTTGTTGTTGCTATTGCTGCTATTGCcgctgttgttgttgcttttgttgttgttgttgttttcattgttgttgttgtt TTGTTGTTTTGGGTGgtgtttttttctatttttgatgttgttgttgttgttattggttgtggtattgttgttgttacttCAGTTGTTACGATAGTTgtggttgttgttattgttgttgctgttgttattGCTATCgctgttgttattgttatttcttttgttattatttgtggat gtggaggtggtggtgcttttgctgttgctgttgttattgttgttactgTTGCTGTAATTAATGTTATTGTTGTAGTTGtttttgttgctgttgttgttgttatagttgttgatattgttgttgttcttgtagttgttgttgttattgttgattttattcttgttgttgcagttgttgatgttgttgttgctgttgctatTGCAGTTACTGTTGTTGTTGATTTTTCTGTTGTTG ttgttgttgttgttcttgttactgttattgttattgctattgttgttcttgtttttgttggtgttgttgatGCACGTGTTGTTGATATTG TTGTTGCTtatgttgctgttgttgttgttgttgttgatggtTCTACTGCTTTTGCTGGTTCTATTGCTATAGTTGTTATTGCTGTTgcttttattgttgttattattgttgcaGCTGTTAGTGTTGATGTTGTTGGTGGTGatgttgttggtggtggtgttgtTGGTGGTGTTACTACTATTgtctttgttgttgttgctggtgttgttgttttttctgttattgttgttgttggatctgttgttgttgttattattgttgttgttgttgtgactAGTGTAGGTGTTGTTGTTCTTcttgttcatgttgttgtttttattgttattattgtcgttgttgttgttgttgttgttggtggtggtggtg ttgctattgttgctattgttgttgaTGTTATTGTTGCTACTGTTGTtgctaatgttgttgttgttgttgttgttgtttttttgttgttcttattctttt tagtCTCTATTGTTgctattgatgttgttatttgtattgatttgattgttattgttgttgttgttattattgttgtagttgttgttgttattggtggtggtggtggtagtTGTGGTAGttgtattgttgttgttgatgtttttgtttctgttgtccttgttgttgttgaggtTGTTGAGGTTGTtgctatttttgttgttgttgttgttgtaattgtTGTTGCTCTTGTTGTCTATT TTGTTGTTGCAGTTgttgtcattgttgttgtttttgatgttgttgctattgtttttgttgttgttgttgttgacgtTGTTGTGGttaatgttgttattgttgctaCTATTGTTGTTGACGTTGTTGTTTTTGCTTTTGGTgttgttatttttcttgttgttgttgttgttgtttgttgttgttggtgttggtggtggtgttggtgtgttggtgcttttgttgtTACTGTTGGTGTTGCTGTTGTTTTtactgttgctgttgttgttgctgttatttttgttgttactgttgttgttgttcttatt tttttgctcttgttgttgttactgtttttaattgtttttgttacCGTTGTCGATGTTTTTATAGTTGTggttgtggttgttgttgttgttgttatgattcattttattgttttgtttatgttgttgttgttgttaattattattgttgttgttgttgttattgatattttttatt ttgttgttgtcgttgttgttattgttgttgttgttgttgtatcaGTAGTAgttactgttgttgttgttattgtttttgttattgttgttgttgttgttgttgtggttgttgttcttcttcttcttcttcttgttttttgcaatt TTGTTGTTGGTGGTTGTGGGGGTGGTGTtcttgtagttgttgttgttgttgtttgcaGTTGTT ttgttgttgtcgttgttgttattgttgttgtttttgttgtagaaGTAGTAgttactgttgttgttgttattgtttttgttattgttgttgttgttgttattgttgtggttgttgttcttcttcttcttcttgttttttgcaatt TTGTTTTTGGTGGTTGTGGGGGTGGTGTTCTTgtagtttttgttgttgttgttgttcttgctgttgttgttgttgttgacgttattgttgttgttgttgtttgtt CTATTGTTGTTGAccatgttattgttgttgttgttattattgctactgttgttgttgttgttgctattgttgttgtggttgttgttgttgttgttgttgttgttgttattgttgttattgtttttctgttgttgttggtggtggtggtagtGTTGATGGTGGTGTTGGCGctattgttgttgctgttgttattattttatgttgttgttgttgtcattgttggtgatggtggtggtggt TTCTTTTTGctgttgtggttgttgttgctgtggtttatgttgttgttgttgct tttcttttgttgttgttgtttctgTTGttacttttttgttatttttgttattgttgatgtttttgtcgttgttgttgttaatgttgttgttgttgttattgttgttgttcttgttgttgttcctgtccttgtttttgttgtttttgttgttgttgttgttgttgtttatgttgttaCTGTTGCCGTTGTTGTTGCTTTTagttttattgttgttattgttgacaCTGTTATTGTTACtttagttgttgttgttgttttcattgtttttgttgttgttgttcttgtttctCTTGTTTTGGTTGCTTTTGTTCTTGCTacagtttttgttttttgtattgttgttgttgttgtttttgtttttgatgttgttgttattattggttGTGTTGTTCTTGTTGTAACTGCAGTTGTTACTGCagctcttgttgttgttgttgctggtgttattgctattgttattgctattgttgtttcttttgttattgttgttgttgttgttgttgtttga
- the LOC138340344 gene encoding uncharacterized protein codes for MAHHTEGKIMEVHQHLETLELHVLARPDPPLHMSTLQVVVESLRADQNTILDARVLEFEVPPTERVKDTVLEALFSIAKVPPPPLRDHANRCRVGIVVVDVVVVVAVVVTVVDVSVVGAIIVVVFVTVVVVIFVISVFVVAIVVVLVIVVIVVIVIVVGVVPVGVVAFGVVVVAVVVTAFAVAIAIVVIVVAFAIVVVVVAVVFVDVGGGDVAVVVILAVFFVVVLILLFVGVFVIIVVVATVVVAIVSIVIVVCIDVVVVILVVIVVVVVVIDGGGGSCGSCIVVVDVGVAIVLGVVAVDVVVAFVIVFALVVAIVLCCYGFVVTVVIVEVVAIVFVIVVVVDVVVVIVVIVATIVVDVAVVVFLVVIFCVDFIIVVVVTFVVVAAVVDVAVYVVVYVVVVVVGGGGVIVVVVLLLLLVLLLVVVCIVGGVGGVVVLVVVAIVIVVIVVVVVVVEAVVVVVVWWCYCCLLLLSLFVVVVIVGSVVIAGVGAVVVDVGIVGAAVVVVVFVVFVVVVSFVCSVVSFTFLVVVAVVNTYVLPVVNVIVVIIVVLLLMLLLLMLLLLFAAVSQVVVDVVDAVAIVVVVFIFVVVLFLL; via the exons ATGGCCCATCACACGGAGGGGAAGATCATGGAGGTTCATCAGCACCTGGAAACTTTAGAGTTGCATGTGCTAGCACGGCCAGACCCTCCGTTGCACATGTCGACCCTTCAGGTTGTTGTAGAGAGTTTGAGAGCGGACCAGAACACAATTCTAGATGCTAGGGTGCTCGAGTTTGAGGTCCCTCCTACAGAGCGTGTCAAGGATACTGTTTTGGAGGCCTTATTCTCCATTGCTAAAGTGCCACCACCTCCACTACGAGATCATGCCAATAGGTGTAGAG ttggtattgttgttgttgatgttgttgttgttgttgctgttgttgttacTGTTGTTGATGTTTCTGTTGTTGGTGCTATTAtcgttgttgtttttgttactgttgttgttgttatttttgttattagtgtttttgttgttgctattgttgttgttcttgttattgttgttattgttgtgattgttattgttgttggtgttgttcCTGTAGGTGTTGTTGCTTTTGgtgttgttg ttgttgctgttgttgttacTGCTTTTGCTGTTGCTATTGCTatagttgttattgttgttgcttttgctattgttgttgttgttgttgcagttgtttttgttgatgttggtggtggtgatgttgctgttg tTGTTATTCTTGccgttttttttgttgttgttcttattcttttatttgttggtgtttttgtcattattgttgttgttgctactgTGGTAGTTGCTATTGTttctattgttattgttgtttgtattgatgtggttgttgttattcttgttgttattgttgttgttgttgttgttattgatggtggtggtggtagtTGTGGTAGTTGTATTGTTGTGGTTGATGTTGGTGTTGCTATTGTCCTTGGTGTTGTTGcggttgatgttgttgttgcttttgttattgtttttgctcttgttgttgctattgttcTCTGTTGCTACGGAT ttgttgttactgttgttattgttgaagttgttgctattgtttttgttattgttgttgttgttgacgtTGTTgtagttattgttgttattgttgctactattgttgttgatgttgctgttgttgtttttcttgttgttatt Ttttgtg ttgattttattattgttgttgttgttacttttgttgttgttgctgctgttgttgaCGTTGCtgtttatgttgttgtttatgttgttgttgttgttgttggtggtggtggtgttattgttgttgttgttcttcttcttcttcttgttcttcttctagTTGTTGTTTgca TTGTTGGTGGTGTTGGTGGTGTTGTTGTTCTCGTAGTTGTtgctattgttattgttgttattgttgttgttgttgttgtggttgaggctgttgttgttgttgttgtt TGGTGGTGctattgttgtttgttgttgctgtcattgtttgttgttgttgtcattgTTGGTTCTGTTGTTAttgctggtgttggtgctgttgttgttgatgttggcATTGTTGgtgctgctgttgttgttgttgtttttgtagtttttgttgttgttg tttcttttgtttgttCAGTTGTTAGTTTTActtttcttgttgttgttgctgttgttaaCACTTATGTCCTTCCTGTTGttaatgttattgttgttattattgttgtcctt ttgttaatgttgttgttgttaatgttgttgttgctcTTTGCTGCTGTTTCTcaagttgttgttgatgttgttgatgctgttgctattgttgttgtagtttttatttttgttgttgttttatttttgttgtga